The Eleginops maclovinus isolate JMC-PN-2008 ecotype Puerto Natales chromosome 18, JC_Emac_rtc_rv5, whole genome shotgun sequence genome segment CggtcacggctgaggctgctgcccttcaggcctgtcgataccttgcaactgcgtcaggagtacccagggataacgTATCCCGGAAgtcctccttcttcagtcggacggcttccctgaccactggtgtccaccaggaggttcgagggttaccgccccttgaggcacctaagaccttgagaccgcagctccccgccgcagcttcagcaatagtggctttgaacaccgcccactctggttcaatgtcctcagcctccacagggatgcctgaaaagctctgccagaggtgtgagttgaaggcctcctggacttcggattcctccagacgttcccagttcacccgcactacacatTTGGgtttaccaggtctgtccagaggcttcccctgccactcgacccaactcaccaccagatggtgatcagttgacaactccgcccctctcttcacccgagtgtccagaacatgcggcctcaggtccgatgatacgataacaaaatcgatcatggaccttctgcctagggtgctctggtaccacatacacttatgagcatccttatgttcgaacatggtgtttgttatggccaatccatgactagcacagaagtccagtaacaaaccaccactcagGTTCAGATtgggggggccgttcctcccaatcacgcccctccaagtgtctccatcattgccaacgtgtgcgttgaagtctcccagcaagactaagaagtccccttcaggagccccatacagaactcttttcagggtctccaagaaggccgaatactctgaactgctgtttggtgcataaacCCACACAaaagtcagagttttcccccccatgacccgcaggcgtagggaggcgaccctgtcgtccactggggtaaactccaacaaagcggcactcaactgGGGGCTTttgagtatccccacacccgctcggtgCCTCACACCTTGtgcaactccggagaagaatagagtccaacccctatcaagaagtaagatTCCTTTACCGACGCTGTGCGcagaggtgagccccaccagatccaactggtaacgctccacctcccgcacaagctccggctcctttccccccagagaggtgacattccacgtccccaaagccagcttctgctgCCCGGGTGTGGTCTGTCGAGACCCTTTGCTTTCAATGCCACCCTTCTGGCCGCGCACCCAACCCCATCGCTGTATCCCGTAGGTGGTTGGCCCgtgggacggagaagcggaggtgttgcccacgttgcttattcgggctgtgcccggccgggctctgtggcaagcccggccaccagacgctcgcccacgagtcctccttctgggcctggctccagaaggggaccccggacttcctccgggccgggtatcctcgctttcaagtatgttttccatgaggtcttttgaaccaatcttagtctggccccttacctgagaccaattttccatgggagaccctaccaggaacacaaggttccaaTAACCAATCAAGTTATTAACTGTTAATGTTGCCCCCTCACAATATTAAACTGGAGTGTTAGTCTACTAACCAAATGTTAAGTGAAGATTCCCTTGTTCATTTCGGAATTATTGTTCTcattatcattgaaaaatacaataaatgattaCAGCGTGATTTGTACccaataaatatgttttggcAGGTGTGTAGATTTGTAAGCTGGGATATCGCTGCAGCTCCATAATAgttatcttttaaataatatttgacaCATATTAAGCTATTGACAAATATTGTGCTTCCCACAATTAAAATATTGCACCGGTCCATATGtgattttgataacattttgcAATAATTGTGGAGCCCTACGAGTAACATATTGAATGGGGTTGATTAATTCAAATCTTGCCTTTGTGTGATTACCTGTAATCATTAAAAAATGGGTTTGTGGACAATTATGActttgattttcattttgattaaacTATTCTTTGTCAAAATTTGACTCTTAATTAAGTTAAATTAAGTTAATATAATTAGTCCCACTTTACTGGCATTGTCATGAATGAATAAAGTAATAATCATTTGTGGTTCATTTTTCTTCAGGAGTGGCTCATCAATGAAAAGCAACTGGATGTGTTTGGGATGAAGCTTCCTACAGGCTTCCAGCTCATTGGACAAGTGGTTTGTATTCTACCTCACTTCAGTCCAACAGAGGCGTTTCAGTGGGGTGTGGGGGTGTTAGGGGGGAGTGTAGGGGAGTTAAACTCCCTCTTgatggaactttgggattttagcatgagcagaccatttacctacacagaaacctatataacacactacaggaaaggggggAGGAAAGCACAATAGGGTCTCTTTATGGTCTTAAAGTGACTGCGTGGCTGTCCCTTTGATTTAAGTGATGATCACGAGAGGTTTATTTTGATTCTAAACATCGTTTTTTGCCTATATTTAGAGCCAAactttgtttcttaaaggttgTTTTGGTCACTTTATTCATTTGTGAATATAATGTAACTCTCAATCTCGAAGAGTGGCCATGCATGTTATTTCTGATGTAATATAGTATCCTGTGATTCAATTCAAGCCCCTTTAGTCGTTCTAAcaacttttctttcttcctcttgaAATATCAGGGCCTGTCAGACTACACCAAGTGGCTCACCCACTACTCCACCAAGCAACAAGACAATCCTGCTAAACCAATCACATACAGATCATTCGCCCGGTAAGAAAACCTCAGCACAACATACTCTCACTTTCCCTCTTCTTCCTACCTCACAACAAGAGCCCTGCAACCTGAAAGACACTATAAAAACTGATTTCCATATATATGGTGATTCTCAGGGTTGGATTGATGGGGAACCCCTCAGACGGCTTCAATGGGAAAACCATCGCCATGTCCATCTCTAACTTCTGGGCGGAGGTCACTCTAGTGGAGAGCCAGACTTTGgtaacactcacacattcagaagtaaaaaaaatagaactTAATCTGGGAAATATTGTGGAAAACGTTTGTGAACTTCTGTGACTCGGTAGGTTTTAGTCCCTCATCCCCTCAACGACCCCACAGAGTTTGGAAGCTTGCAAGATCTGTTCTGCATCAGCAGGAAGGAAGGGTGCGTACAcgtgaaataagaaaaatgacaCAAGTTATGTTAAGGCTTTGTCTAATTGTTCTTTTCTAACCCTGACCCACCTACTTTAGGTACCTGGGAGGTCTGCGTTTGCTGCAGGCCACCTGCAAGAAGTTCTACCAGTTCTGCTCCAAACAAGGGTTAGTCACTCGAtaaattatttaattacatCATCCTTTTTCACCTCCAACTTTGTGTATCTTTTTCACCATAGATACTGCTATaacattttccaatttttttGGAATGAAATggttaataaacaaaaacaattattacatattttctttaagaGAGCTATTATGctcaatttcaggttcatatttgtattttgtgcctctattgtgacatgtttccatgcattaatgttcaaaaagctctttatatgTCTAGTACTGCCTGtgccgcagcacctctttttcTATTGTAAGACATCATTGTGTTCAGACTTGAGTTATGACTCTAGTTATGGATAGAGTTAGagttcagatttttttaaactattatgCAAATATGGAtacctcatcttcctctttaaCAGTCACACTGATAATACTACCCaatgtctgctgtgtgtttgttttttcactacAGCATTGCTTTGACAAAGCAGAACTTCACACTGAAGTATGACACCAACATTCCTCGGCAAGTGGTGAGCATCCATTCAAATACTGGAAAACAATCATTGTATAGCCCTAATGTGAAAATGTTCCGTCATGATGAAATTATCTGTCTCTTATTTACTGCAGGGCCTCGCTGGAAGCAGGTAAAAAATTCTGTTTGATGATTTGTATAAGACAATTGTAGATCATTTTCTAtgcttttcaataaaataatttaccTTCCTCTCATTTCACAGTGCCATCGTCTCAGCTACCCTGAAGTGTCTCATGAAGTTCTACAACATTACAGAAAATGTAAGGATTTGTCGTATCTCATTAAGTTACAAAAAATCCTTTAGGACCATTATTACATAACACGAAGAacaacaaatacacagtcaATGGAGGCAATGGAAAAATAATATCTCAGATAAAAGTCACACAtttaagagaagaaaaactCTGAGAAATATTGTCTTTTCTTGGAACTACATGGCTTTTCTTGCAAAGGAATCAACCTTATCACACAACAGAAGCGGCCGGTAAAAACATTACTGCcattatattttagtttttttctaatTAGACCAAATTCACAAGATTTTATCTTCAAAGTCCCGATGCCCAATATAATACAGTTATTCCGGGCCACCTTCAcgttcatttctttatttatgaatCTCATTGCAAAGTATCATTTCAAAAAGTCACCCACGGCAGGCATAATACACATTTATCCaagttatatattatttttaaagataggACTGTGACAACCTATGgcacaaacacaataacaaacaattgTGATGGATTAAACCCAAACATGACCCTTCCTTAATATGGCTCTTACATATTAGTCAAACAAAgactcaaacaaaaacaaaaatataaataaatgtcaaaatgacaTAAAAGGCATTGTGTCTTTAACATGTTTATgtagttatttatttgacactCCAGGATCTCCCGAAGCCGATCCGTGCCAACTTCATCCTCAACGTGGAGACTGATGAGCTCTTCATCACGGCGGGCCTGCAGGACAGAGTTGTTCAGGCAAGTAAAGAAATAAACTCTCCACAAATGTACCGTCACCACATCAAACCATGTCTCTTAACTTAATTTGAGTACCCCTTTGCCTTGACAGGTGTATGAAGGCTTAGTCTACATGGATTTCAGCAAGAAGCTCATGGAAGAGCAGGGCTACGGTATTGAAGTCACCATCTGTCTGTGGAGGTTACATGGTACAAGGACATCTCTTTCctaatgtgtgtttcctgttgtcaGGGAACTATGTTTCTATGGACATGAGTGGGCTCCCACAGTTTTGGTTGGCTTACCTGAGCGACCCCAGCGACTCTGGACGCATCCACAGCAACATCAGACAGCGCTGGCTGAGTGGTGAGTCTTCTTatgaaaaatgactttgcaGGTCTTCTTTgttaattaaagaggccctattgggctttttttggttttccctttcctatagtgtgctataaaggtttgtgtgcgtgtaaatggtcttcaaaggctaaaatccctgttccctccagagggagttgctgcagcacaggcagtatgagaaaaataaagagctttttggacattaaagcatgaaacatgtcacagtatcATCATTGGTAAAATCAGTCATGTCTTAGTTTAGATTAGATTGAAGTTTATTGTCAAAGTCTTCAGAGTAGAAGACCTGGCATAACAAAATGCAGTTAGCGTTCATGCTGCTTTGTCTTTCCACAGGGGAGCCTCTGGTTGTCGAGGCCATGAAGAGTTTTGCTGAGCTCACTGATCAAGCAAGGTGAGTTTGAGTACTTTGAAGTGTACTTTGAAATGTATGCAATAAATAGCACTGGAGGTTTGATTAAACATACAGGGCAAAAGCCAGATTACAATTACGCATGTCTGGCTTTTTTTCAACTG includes the following:
- the gkup gene encoding glucuronokinase with putative uridyl pyrophosphorylase isoform X2 yields the protein MVIAGDMLCADQNFDIAQVIRFFRSEPGELIIYYELEESEKSSSRGIVEVCPDTHRITCFLEKPQDGLTASRLASVVFYCLQRETLSHLSDFLHVQPRASFGRFWEWLINEKQLDVFGMKLPTGFQLIGQVGLSDYTKWLTHYSTKQQDNPAKPITYRSFARVGLMGNPSDGFNGKTIAMSISNFWAEVTLVESQTLVLVPHPLNDPTEFGSLQDLFCISRKEGYLGGLRLLQATCKKFYQFCSKQGIALTKQNFTLKYDTNIPRQVGLAGSSAIVSATLKCLMKFYNITENDLPKPIRANFILNVETDELFITAGLQDRVVQVYEGLVYMDFSKKLMEEQGYGNYVSMDMSGLPQFWLAYLSDPSDSGRIHSNIRQRWLSGEPLVVEAMKSFAELTDQARTALQERDWRRLTQLMDQNFELRRSVYTDDCLGPGNLKMVQLARQFGSAVKLPGSGGAVVGLCLDEEKLVEMRQAFQEAGCVFCVIAPYNPSASTVGGHH